From Strigops habroptila isolate Jane chromosome 1, bStrHab1.2.pri, whole genome shotgun sequence, a single genomic window includes:
- the DCAF13 gene encoding DDB1- and CUL4-associated factor 13, whose amino-acid sequence MRVKVLSRNPDDYVRETKLDLQRVPRNYDPALHPFEVPREYVRALNATKLERVFAKPFLGSLDGHRDGVNCMAKHPKSLSTVLSGACDGEVKIWNLTKRQCIRTIQAHEGFVRGICARFCGTSFFTVGDDKTVKQWKMESPEYGEEEPIHTILGKTVYTGIDHHWKEAVFATCGQQVDIWDEQRTSPMCSLTWGFDSISSVKFNPIETYLLGSCASDRNIVLYDMRKSTPLKKVILNMRTNTLCWNPMEAFIFTAANEDYNLYTFDMRFLESPVMVHMDHVSAVLDVDYSPTGKEFVSASFDKSIRIFPVDKGHSREVYHTKRMQHVITVKWTSDSKYILCGSDEMNIRLWKANASEKLGVLAPREKAAMNYNQKLKEKFQYHPKIRRIAQHRHLPKSIFCQIKEQRIMREARRRKELNRRKHSKPGSVPLVSERKKHIVAVVK is encoded by the exons ATGAGGGTCAAGGTGCTGAGCCGCAACCCCGACGACTACGTCCGAGAGACGAAGCTGGACCTGCAGCGCG TTCCAAGAAACTATGACCCTGCATTGCACCCTTTTGAGGTTCCACGAGAGTACGTAAGAGCTCTGAATGCAACAAAGCTAGAACGTGTGTTTGCAAAACCCTTTCTTGGCTCACTTGATGGCCACAGAGATGGAGTTAACTGCATGGCCAAACATCCAAAGAGTTTGTCTACAGTGCTGTCTGGAGCTTGTGATGGAGAG GTTAAAATTTGGAACCTGACCAAACGACAGTGTATTCGTACTATACAAGCCCATGAAGGGTTTGTTCGAGGCATATGTGCTCGTTTCTGTGGTACATCATTCTTCACT GTTGGCGATGACAAAACAGTGAAGCAGTGGAAAATGGAGAGCCCAGAATACGGAGAAGAGGAGCCGATTCATACAATTCTTGGAAAG acagtgTATACAGGAATTGATCACCACTGGAAGGAAGCTGTTTTTGCCACCTGTGGCCAGCAAGTGGACATTTGGGATGAACAAAGGACAAGTCCCATGTGTTCTCTGACATGGGGTTTTGATAGCATAAGCAGTGTAAAATTCAATCCCATTGAG acATACCTTTTGGGAAGCTGTGCTTCTGACAGAAATATTGTGCTATATGATATGAGAAAATCAACTCCATTAAAGAAG GTTATCTTGAACATGAGGACAAATACACTGTGTTGGAACCCTATggaagctttcatttttactgcagCAAATGAAGATTACAA cttaTATACTTTCGATATGCGCTTTCTCGAATCACCTGTGATGGTGCATATGGATCACGTGTCTGCTGTTCTTGATGTGGATTATTCACCCACTGGGAAGGAGTTTGTCTCTGCCAGCTTTGATAAGTCTATCCGCATTTTTCCTGTAGACAAAGGTCACAGCAG GGAGGTGTATCATACAAAACGAATGCAGCACGTCATCACAGTAAAATGGACTTCAGATAGCAAATACATTCTGTGCGGCTCAGATGAGATGAATATTCGTCTGTGGAAAGCTAATGCTTCGGAAAAACTGGGAGTG CTTGCACCACGAGAGAAGGCAGCTATGAATTACAATcagaagctgaaagagaagTTCCAGTATCACCCAAAGATCAGGCGCATAGCTCAACACCGTCACTTGCCTAAAAGTATATTTTGCCAAATCAAGGAGCAGCGTATCATGAGAGAAGCTCGTCGGCGAAA GGAACTGAATCGTCGTAAGCACAGCAAACCAGGATCTGTGCCACTTGTgtcagagaggaagaaacataTTGTGGCAgtagtgaaataa